ATCGGCAGGGTGACTGGATGAACATTCAGATTGACGGCCAGAGAGGAGGTGACAAAACAGCCCGTAATCAGAAGATCTACAGCTCATAGGTTTTATATCTACAAATACCGGCAACAGTAAGACAGGGGGAATGGATTCTCCCACGTTAACAAACTCATGGAGGAACGACTATGACTTTACGCATCAATACCAACGTGTCGGCTTTAATGTCGCACAAGAACATGATCAAGAACGACAACAGCCTTTCCGCCTCATTAGAAAAGCTATCATCAGGTCTGCGAATCAACAAGGCTGCTGATGACGCGTCCGGCATGGCTATTGCCGATTCGTTGAAATCTCAAGCCCTCGGCCTCGGCCAGGCAATCCGAAACGCCAACGACGGTATCTCCATGGTACAGACCGCTGACGGCGCATTGGAAGAGTCGATCAACATCGTCAACACCATCAAAACCAAGTCCATTCAGGCTGCTCAAGACGGACAGACCACGGAAAGCCGGAAGGCAATTCAGGCCGACGTCAATAAGCTGATGGAAGAACTTGACGCCATCGCAAAAACCACGGCCTTCAACGGACAAAAGCTCCTTTCCGGCCAGTTCACCGACAAAAAGTTCCAGGTCGGCGCTTACTCTGGCGAAACCGTAGGTGTCTCCATCGGCTCCACCGAGGCTGGCAAGATTGGGCACCTCTCCACCGGCCTTCTGAAGACAGACAGTTCATCCGGCGGCGAAGTACGTCTTTCCATTTTCTCCAATATCCAAAACGCTGAAATCGGCCTTCAGTCCGTGAATCTTGCTTATGACAATTCACGGGAAAACAGTATGGGCGCCTTGGCCTCAGCAATCAACAAAGTGGCGGACCTTACTGGTGTCACCGCCCAAGTTAATGTAGCGGTAAAGTCAACCAACGCTGTAGCGGCTGGCTCAACCGGAACCGACTTTTCAATCAACGGCGTTACCATCGGTGCAATGACGGTTAAAGCTAACGATTCCGACGGTTCTCTCGCTAATGCAATCAACTCTAAGACCTCATTGCATGGCATCAGCGCCAGCGTCAATGAGTCCGGTAACCTAACCCTCACCTCAACCGATGGCCGAGCGATCAAAGTGGGCGGAGACACCGGCACTACCCTGGTCGGCAGCAATTTGAGCACCTTTGGCGAAATCAAACTGTTCCAGACCGGTGCCAACGAGATTAAGATCAGTGACTCCGCTGATAATGTATCGCTCAATTTGACCGCCGCCTTCGACGTCAAAGGCAGTTTCACAACCTCCGTCGACTCCACCTTGACCAAGAACTCAACAATTGCCTCTGCCTCTGTGATCAAGGCAGGCTCCACCTTTGGGTTCGACTTGAGCGCCACAAACTTCAAGAGTTTAACAACCACTTTAGACAGCACCTTATTGGCTGGTTCAGTTCTCGGTTCTAACGGTAACATCATCAAGAGTGGCACTGTCTTCGGCGGTAAAGCTGCGTTAACTGCCAACGTAACCTCTACCTCTGACAATCTGTTAAAGACCGGATCGATCATTGAGTCAGGATCAGTATTGACAGCTGGCACCGTCGTAACCACGGAATTCAAACAGGGCGGAAACACTTACAGCGTAGGTTCCACTCTGGCCAGTGACGTAACTGTCAGTTCAGCCGGTATTACATTGACTTCCGATCTGCTGGCCAAGTCAGGCTCCATCCTTTCAGCTGTTGGCAGCACAATTGCCGGTGGTTCCTATATCGGCGGCGACGTCACAGTTTCCGGATCAATGACTTTAACCAACTCAATGACCCTCAAGGCAGGCTCGGTTATCACCAACAAGAGTGGCGCAAGCATCCTGGCAGGTTCTACCATTGGCGGCGACGTCACGGTCAGTGGCGGCACCCAGACCATGACCAGAGATATGGTCATTAAAGCCGGGTCAGTTATTGATGGCGGCGCTACCTCACTGGCCAAGGGGTCTACTATTGGCGGATCAGTTACCCTGAGCACCTCTGACGTCACCATCGCTGGCGATATGTCCATCGCCGCCGGCTCAATGCTGGCCGAAGGCTCAGTTCTTAAAGCAGGAACAGTGCTAACCAATGATATCTGGGTAACAGGCGGCGCTACTTTAAAGGCAGGAACAGTGCTCAATGGCGATGCTATCACGTCAGGCAGCAACTACCTCAACTCCGGCATGACCTTGAAGGCCAACTCAGTCCTGAACAGCGGCAGTATCCTCTCGGCAACAGCGACCAGTAGTTCCGGAGCAACAGCGACAACCGCGCTCTCTGACGTCCAGAAATTCAAGATGTCCGATATCGATCTTACCACCCAGGAAGGCGCCCAGGTAGCTATCTCCATCGCCGACTCGGCCTTGAAGAATCTGGACAAAATCCGTTCCGACCTCGGTTCCGTCCAGAACCAGCTCACGTCAACCATCTCTAACCTTTCCGTGACCCGAGTTAACGTTACGGCTGCGGAATCGTCAATTCGTGACGTCGATTTCGCTGAGGAATCATCCAACTTCTCCAAGATGCAGATCTTGGTCCAGGCCAGTTCCTTCGCCATGGCCCAGTCCAATGCCTCCGGAAAGTCGGTATTGAGCCTGCTGCAGGGATAAAAGTAACGGAAGATGAAAAACTGAAGACTTAACTGCCACAGATCCAATAACCTCAACAGGGGCGATAGCAGCAACAGGCTATCGCCCCTTTCTTTATTGCCGCTCTCTTAAAGAGAGCCATGACCAGCATTCAATCATACAAATTCATTTAAGAATCACGCCCTCCTGCCGATAAGTCTTACAGATGGAGTTGTGGCGCTCAGGCTCAGACCTTAACTCCTGCCGCAACTTATCCCATCTCCAAATAGCGAGGCAATACCATGGCGGGCAGTATCAGCACTCTAGGCATCGGCTCGGGGTTGCAACTTCAAGACATTCTCGACAAACTGCGTGCAGTCGACCAACAGGTAGTGGACCGCAAAAAGACCTCTATTACCAAGTACCAGTCGCAGCTGGACGAATTTACTGTTGTCAAAAACAAGCTGTTGACCTTAAAAAGCGCAGCTCTCAATCTCTCCCTTTCCAGCTCCTTCACCGGCCGCACTGTCTCCAGCTCATCAGAGAGCGTTGCCACCGCGACAGCCAGCGACGGCGCCACAGTAAAAAATTCGGCGCTCACCGTCACCAATCTAGCCCAAAAAAGTAACTGGATGTCCTCATCCGGAGTTACTTCGAGCGACAGCATCATCTATGTCCCCACCAGTCAAGTGTCATCCGGGGTGACAGACCCGGTCACCGGTTCCATTGCCAGCGCCCCAGGACAACTCACCATCGCCTTCGGCGCCAGCAGCACCATAACAGTCGATGTTGACAGCGGCACCATGCTCGATGATAGCGGCGCCAGTGGACTAAGCTTAGTTGATCTGATCAATAATGATCTTGAGAACGCCGGCAAGATAACTGCCTCGACATACACTGTCGGCAGCGAGACTTTTCTGCGAGTTGAGACAGCGACTCCCGGCGGCAGCGGAGAATCAAACCGGATTGCTATTTCCACCAACGACACCACCCTGACTTTCACCCCCCCCAATAAATTGTTGACCATCCAAAGCGGGGGAAAAGCAACCAGTCTCTCAGTTGCTGCCGACACCACCCTTAGCCAACTGGTGACCCAGATCAACAATGACACCACCAATCCCGGTATCACCGCAAGTACAATAAATGACGGAATTGATCCGGCCAACCCCTACAAACTGATCTTGACCGCCACCAGCTTCGGGGAAGAAAAACGCATCACATTTCTGACCCAACTGCCAGATCTTGCCATGGCCGAACAAGCAAGCCAAGCGGTAGCCAACTCCTTAAATTCTCAGTTCACTACTGACGGCATCGCCTATCAACGACAGACCAATTCGATAAACGATGTTATCACCGGCGTCTCCTTGAATTTACAAGGCACAGGCAGTTCAACAATCACCGTGATCAACAATGATGATGCCATCAAAGAAATGATCGCCTCCCTGGTGACGGCATATAATGATGTAGTTCAAGAGGTGAAAGGCAAGAGCGGTTACGACACCAAAACAGAAAATTTCGGCATTCTATCCGGAACCACACTCCGGGATATGCCCTATGACCTTCAAAGCTTGATAACCTCAACCAACCGCGCTGACTCCGGCAATAATATCACCAGCCTTTTCAATCTGGGCCTTGAATTTAACCGCGATGGGACTATCAGCATCAACGACTCAACCCTCACCACGACGATCAGCACATACGGAGAAGGGATACAGGCCTTTTTCCTCGGAGACTCAGACAACTATATTGAAGGCTTTGCCGACAAAATCAACAACAGGCTGCGAACCCTGACTGGCGCTTCTGGACTCCTAGAAGGAGAGAAGACAGCTGCCCAAACCAGGATCGATGATCTTAACCTGAAGTTTGCCGCAGATAGCGCCAGACTGGACAAAAGATATGAACAACTGACCAAACAGTTTGTCGCTTTAGACAGATACATGAACCAGATGACATCAATGTCAAATTTCCTTACCGGTCAATTCAACAGCTTGAGTGACGGCTGGGTCGGAAGTTCCAGCAACAACGAATAATGAAGAACTGCGTCCCCTATCGTAAACCGCATCTTTTTTTTATTAGTGTAACGCAAGCGAAGACGATCTGCCGCACCTTGCAAACCCAACTCCAGGAGCCCCCATGCACACCACAAAAGCCAGAACAGCCTATCAGACGAGCGAAGCTCAAGCCCAAATCCATCCGGTCAAGCTCATCCATCTTCTATACGAACGGGTACTGGTACACCTGACTTTAGCAGAACAAGGAACCATCACCAACAACGCCAAGGAACGAGGTGAGAATCTCAGTAAAGCTATCGCGATCATTTCCGAGCTGAATGCCTCCATCAAAGATGGTGATGATTCGGACGCGGCTGGTTTCCTCCGGGGTCTTTACTCTGCCATCCTCCTGGAACTGCCCAAAGTCGGCATCTCAGGTGAGGTAGAAATTATCCGCCAGTCCTACCGATATCTCAACCGACTTCGGGAGATCTGGGAATCCACTGCCATGGTCGAGGCGGGTTTGAACGTGCCGCACCAAGACGAAAACGAACAACAAAAATCAAACCAGAATACACCCTCTTCGCCCGATGGTGGCGCCCCCCCTGTAAATCGCCCCAATAAATTTACAACTATGGATGCGGCTTCATGTTATCTCCATGGAGTTTCGGTATCTATTTGACAATGGTGGTTGATTATGGCATCTAAAAATGATGTAACTATGGTAGTTATGACAGCTATGGATCGCTTCCTGGATTTACAGGCGGAGCATCTGACCTCCCTGCAGACAGGATGCTTAACCAAAATCGACCAATGGTTTGAAGATCGCCAACTCATTGCAGGCCACTTGCGCCAAGCACTGGCAGAAATTCCGTCATCAGGTATTGCCCAAGAGACCCGCAACCTAATGCTGGACAAGCTGAGCTGTATCCTTGAACGAGAGAAGATCCTCTCTGATATCGCTAAACAGCAACACTCGTCCCTCGGGGAAACATTATCATCCCTGCGCCGAGGAAAAAAAGCACTAAACGGCTATGGCCCTGCGCCCACTCCCTCGCCGCAGTTTGTAAACCATACGCGATGAAGATAACCAGGAGCAGCAAGAAAAATACAATGTAGGTGCAGCAAACATCGGGGCAGGATGGCCCCGACTAATTACAAGGAGGTACATCATGGATATCAACCTAAACACCGAAGTCAAGACATACGGAACCCCGACGGCTCCGGTGGTGGAGCAAGAAGACAAGGTAAAACCCCAAGTCACGCCAGTCAAAGAGGGTACTGACTCGACCAAGACCAACTTGAACGAGCAGGCTCTTCACGACAAAAAAGGCAAAGCACAGGGCGGCCCCCTCTCTAAAGACGAAATAGAGAAGCTTATTGCTCAGGTCCAGAGTCGCTTGGACACCATTGGCGGCAACCTGAAACTCGGACTGAACGAGTACAAGCCAACGAAAGATATCGTGGTGCAAGTCAAAGACAGACGCAACGATAAGTTAATCCGGCAATTTCCCTCGGAAGAGCTGCTGCAACTCAAAGCCAAACTTGAAGACTTAGTCGGCATCCTTTTCGACAAAAACGCCTAAACTGTCCCAGCGCTGCAGACATCGAGCCCCCTCTATTCCACCGGCGACAGACTCCTTTGGGTCTGTGCGCTACAATACCATAATCATACCTTGACTACCCCCTCCCCACCATTTACCTTTTCCCAAACCTCCACTGAATGGTTTTTCATTTTTTTCTTGACAATTATCCCCCACGTTTTTATGGTCACCTATCTTTAAAAAGTATAGCGATACAATCGCTTTTTTTGTTGTTTTCAACAATCCAAGAGAGGAGACTTCCGACATGTCAAGATTAGTTGCACCACACGGTGGAAAGGGTTTGGTATGCTGCCTGCTTCATGGCAATGAGCTGGTAGCTGAGCAAGAAAAGGCCAAGGGCCTGAAGAAGATCAAAATCAGCGCACGCGCCAAAGGCGACCTGATCATGATGGGTATCGGCGGCTTCAGCCCTCTTTCCGGCTTCATGACCAAGGCTGACTGGAAAGGTGTTTGCGAGAAATTCCAGATGGCTGATGGCACCTTCTGGCCTGTGCCGGTTACCCTTGATTGCAATAAGGCTGATGCCGACGCCATCAAGACTGGCGACGAAATCGCGTTGGAAAATGACGGCGTTATCTACGCCACCATGAAAGTCACCGAGAAGTACGAGATGACCGAAGCCGACAAGAAATTTGAATGCGAAAAAGTATTCAAAGGCGAAGGCGAAGAGTCTGCTGATGATAAATTCTGGCAGATCGCCATGGAAGATCATCCAGGCGTTAAAATGGTTATGGCTCAGAAAGAGTACAACCTGGCCGGTACCGTTAAAGTATTGTCTGAAGGCGAATACCCAGACAAGTACAAAGGTGTATACCTGACTCCGGCTGAAACCCGTGCCATGTTCGACGAGCGCGGTTGGGCCGATGTTGCCGCCCTCCAGCTCCGTAACCCGATGCACCGCTCACACGAGTTCCTGGCCAAGATCGCTATCGAAGTATGTGACGGCGTCCTGATCCACTCCTTGATCGGCAACCTGAAGAAAGGCGATATCCCCGCCGAAGTCCGGGTTAAGGCCATTGATTGTCTGGTCGAGCACTACTTTGTAAAAGATAACGTCATCCAGGCAGGCTACCCCCTTGACATGCGTTATGCCGGTCCTCGCGAGGCTCTGCTTCACGCTACCTTCCGTCAGAACTACGGTGTCAACAAGATGTTGATCGGTCGTGACCACGCTGGCGTAGGTGACTTTTACGGCCTGTTCGAAGCCCAGACCATCTTCGACAAGATCCCCACCGACCTGCCAGACGGCAAGGCACTTAAGTGTATGCCTCTCAAGATCGACTGGACCTTCTACTGCCACAAGTGTGACGGTATGGCCTCTCTGCGCACCTGTCCGCACAGCAAGGAAGACCGAGTCATCCTGTCCGGCACCAAGCTCCGCAAGGCTCTCTCTGAAGGCGCTCAGATCGTTGACCACTTCGGTCGCGATGAGGTCCTGGTCATCCTGAAAGAGTACTATCAGGGTCTGACAGAGAAGGTTGAAGTTAAGATGCAAGGCGCTGCTTCTGGCGCCGCGATGTAATTTTTGACCGACTAATTTTTACTTAGTCACAAAAAAAGGGATGCCTGTTATGGGTATCCCTTTTTTTGTGACTAAGCCTGCAATGTTGGGTTACGCTACACTAAGCACAAAGGGAACAACGACAATGAAACAGGTGCAGGTTGGCTTAGGGGACCGTTCGTACCCCATCATGATTGATCATGGTCTATTGGCAACTATCGGTTCCGATCTGAAGACCAGAAATATCGCCAAGCGTTTCGTGGTAATTGCAGACGACACGGTAGCAGGACTTTACGGTGAGAGGCTCCTCCACTCACTGCAGGCTTCAGGCTTCGTTCCGGACATCATTGCCTTTCCAGCAGGAGAAGCCAGTAAGACCATGGCCACTGTGGCCCACCTTGCCAGCCGTCTCGCCCAGCTGGGAGTTGACCGCAAAGACGGCCTGATCGCCTTAGGCGGAGGTGTAACGGGCGACATCACCGGTTTTCTAGCTGCCTCATATCTTCGCGGCATCCCCTTTGTTCAAATTCCCACTACCCTGCTGGCGCAAGTCGATAGCTCAGTCGGCGGCAAGACTGGAGTAGACATCCCGGAAGGGAAGAATCTGATTGGAGCCTTTCACCAGCCCCGGGCCGTCTATATCGACTCTCAAGTCTTGCAGACCCTGCCTGCTGCCGAATTATTAAATGGCATCGCCGAAGTCATTAAATATGGTGTTATTTATGATTACAATTTTTTTGTTTTTCTGGAAAATCAGTTAGATTCGATCCTGAAATACAACTTGCCAATACTCGAAGAGGTGATCGAGACCTGTTGCACCATCAAAGCCGAGGTCGTCTCTAAAGATGAACGAGAAGCGGACCTGAGACGGATTTTAAACTTCGGACACACTATCGGCCATGCGGTCGAAGCCGACTCAGGATACCAATTATCCCACGGCTCGGCAGTTGCTATCGGCATGGTAGCCGCCAGTAGCTTGGCTGTGGCCAAGGGGATGCTGCCAGTCAATGATGCTGCCAGACTCACAGCGCTGATCAAAAACTTTGGCCTTCCCACCACCATCCCAACGACATCTGATCGCCAAAAACTCAAAAGCTACCTACTAACCGACAAAAAAACTGTGGCCGGGCGCCCGTTTTTTGTGCTGCCAACGTCAATCGGTACCGTTACAATCACCGCAGATGTTAACGAGTCACTGCTCGATCAAGTTCTCAAGTAACTGCCCACTACCAATCGCCTCCAGCGCACTCGATCAATCACGGGGTTGATTCAGGGGATTTCACTCTGTTTATTTTCTGTAACTCCGGTAACCGTGCACCAGGAGCACCAAAACTCCAGACAACCTGGAACCATAAGCGTTCAGCAGCGCTGCTGAACGCTTACCAACTCCGCACTACTAGAAAAAATCACTGGTCAACAATTCCCTATCCGGAGACTGCCAGTCGAAAACCAATAATATTCGACCAAGTCTCAGACTGAATACTCCTGTGACAGACGCTGATTATCCCACGAGAATTCCAACAACCACCCTTTAAGACAAAACGGCGGACAGTCCCCTCCGGCAAGTCAATTGAGGCAGTCCACTCATAAACATTACCGAGCATGTCGGCTATGCCAAAGGGGCTTTTCCCCTGATCCCGATAGCGCTCCACAGAAGTGGTCTCCCCGAGACAGGAACCACCCAAGTTGGCTCTATCCGCCGCCCAATCACCGCCCCAGGGAAAGAGCCTACCATCACTTCCACGCGCTGCGGCCTCCCACTCGTCCTCGGTCGGCAAACGCTTCCCCGCCCATGCGGCAAAGGCATAGGCATCCCGTTGACTGATCTGAACTACGGGATGATTATGCCTACTCTCCAAAGATGAGCCA
The sequence above is a segment of the Desulfobulbaceae bacterium genome. Coding sequences within it:
- a CDS encoding flagellar protein FlaB, translated to MTLRINTNVSALMSHKNMIKNDNSLSASLEKLSSGLRINKAADDASGMAIADSLKSQALGLGQAIRNANDGISMVQTADGALEESINIVNTIKTKSIQAAQDGQTTESRKAIQADVNKLMEELDAIAKTTAFNGQKLLSGQFTDKKFQVGAYSGETVGVSIGSTEAGKIGHLSTGLLKTDSSSGGEVRLSIFSNIQNAEIGLQSVNLAYDNSRENSMGALASAINKVADLTGVTAQVNVAVKSTNAVAAGSTGTDFSINGVTIGAMTVKANDSDGSLANAINSKTSLHGISASVNESGNLTLTSTDGRAIKVGGDTGTTLVGSNLSTFGEIKLFQTGANEIKISDSADNVSLNLTAAFDVKGSFTTSVDSTLTKNSTIASASVIKAGSTFGFDLSATNFKSLTTTLDSTLLAGSVLGSNGNIIKSGTVFGGKAALTANVTSTSDNLLKTGSIIESGSVLTAGTVVTTEFKQGGNTYSVGSTLASDVTVSSAGITLTSDLLAKSGSILSAVGSTIAGGSYIGGDVTVSGSMTLTNSMTLKAGSVITNKSGASILAGSTIGGDVTVSGGTQTMTRDMVIKAGSVIDGGATSLAKGSTIGGSVTLSTSDVTIAGDMSIAAGSMLAEGSVLKAGTVLTNDIWVTGGATLKAGTVLNGDAITSGSNYLNSGMTLKANSVLNSGSILSATATSSSGATATTALSDVQKFKMSDIDLTTQEGAQVAISIADSALKNLDKIRSDLGSVQNQLTSTISNLSVTRVNVTAAESSIRDVDFAEESSNFSKMQILVQASSFAMAQSNASGKSVLSLLQG
- a CDS encoding flagellar protein FliS: MHTTKARTAYQTSEAQAQIHPVKLIHLLYERVLVHLTLAEQGTITNNAKERGENLSKAIAIISELNASIKDGDDSDAAGFLRGLYSAILLELPKVGISGEVEIIRQSYRYLNRLREIWESTAMVEAGLNVPHQDENEQQKSNQNTPSSPDGGAPPVNRPNKFTTMDAASCYLHGVSVSI
- a CDS encoding flagellar protein FlaG — translated: MDINLNTEVKTYGTPTAPVVEQEDKVKPQVTPVKEGTDSTKTNLNEQALHDKKGKAQGGPLSKDEIEKLIAQVQSRLDTIGGNLKLGLNEYKPTKDIVVQVKDRRNDKLIRQFPSEELLQLKAKLEDLVGILFDKNA
- the sat gene encoding sulfate adenylyltransferase, whose product is MSRLVAPHGGKGLVCCLLHGNELVAEQEKAKGLKKIKISARAKGDLIMMGIGGFSPLSGFMTKADWKGVCEKFQMADGTFWPVPVTLDCNKADADAIKTGDEIALENDGVIYATMKVTEKYEMTEADKKFECEKVFKGEGEESADDKFWQIAMEDHPGVKMVMAQKEYNLAGTVKVLSEGEYPDKYKGVYLTPAETRAMFDERGWADVAALQLRNPMHRSHEFLAKIAIEVCDGVLIHSLIGNLKKGDIPAEVRVKAIDCLVEHYFVKDNVIQAGYPLDMRYAGPREALLHATFRQNYGVNKMLIGRDHAGVGDFYGLFEAQTIFDKIPTDLPDGKALKCMPLKIDWTFYCHKCDGMASLRTCPHSKEDRVILSGTKLRKALSEGAQIVDHFGRDEVLVILKEYYQGLTEKVEVKMQGAASGAAM
- a CDS encoding 3-dehydroquinate synthase — translated: MKQVQVGLGDRSYPIMIDHGLLATIGSDLKTRNIAKRFVVIADDTVAGLYGERLLHSLQASGFVPDIIAFPAGEASKTMATVAHLASRLAQLGVDRKDGLIALGGGVTGDITGFLAASYLRGIPFVQIPTTLLAQVDSSVGGKTGVDIPEGKNLIGAFHQPRAVYIDSQVLQTLPAAELLNGIAEVIKYGVIYDYNFFVFLENQLDSILKYNLPILEEVIETCCTIKAEVVSKDEREADLRRILNFGHTIGHAVEADSGYQLSHGSAVAIGMVAASSLAVAKGMLPVNDAARLTALIKNFGLPTTIPTTSDRQKLKSYLLTDKKTVAGRPFFVLPTSIGTVTITADVNESLLDQVLK